In the Oncorhynchus gorbuscha isolate QuinsamMale2020 ecotype Even-year linkage group LG05, OgorEven_v1.0, whole genome shotgun sequence genome, one interval contains:
- the emb gene encoding embigin isoform X1: MFSPWILSLQLILFPLFWSGIYTTETNPPLVLTVPVTTVFKSAVLKGDSLVEKVEILKPIDLELACTWTGNPNKLPNITGYWRKDGSEITNSRLTVQLENEQYNLKRVFRITGDTLGNYSCIFSDTDEAKIDFNVAAPEMDDKKDKPIVAYVGDSVAMACKTKLPPNTWLWYRANGTEQELINATTDPLRYKISVDGNTTKLTVMNLTEEDSGVYVCSAIYNIKASVSRVEVRVITFMEPLKPFIAIVAEVIILVLLILLYERWSSQRSSHSPTENGVHAEPTHKLTREGNNGMDENTTTRQRKI; this comes from the exons ATGTTTTCGCCCTGGATCCTTTCCCTTCAGCTCATCCTGTTTCCTCTCTTCTGGAGTGGCATCTATACAA CAGAAACAAATCCTCCGTTGGTTTTGACAGTTCCAGTCACAACAGTCTTTAAGAGTGCAGTCCTGAAAG GTGACAGTCTGGTTGAAAAAGTTGAAATCTTGAAACCCATCGATTTAGAGCTAGCATGTACCTGGACCGGTAATCCAAACAAATTACCAAACATTACCGGGTACTGGCGAAAAGATGGGAGTGAAATTACTAACTCTCGGCTTACTGTACAATTGGAGAATGAACAATATAATCTCAAAAGAGT ATTCAGAATTACTGGGGATACCCTTGGGAACTACTCATGCATCTTTAGTGATACCGACGAGGCAAAAATTGATTTCAATGTGGCAG CCCCAGAGATGGATGATAAGAAGGACAAGCCGATTGTTGCGTATGTGGGTGACTCTGTTGCGATGGCCTGTAAAACCAAGCTTCCCCCTAACACTTGGCTTTGGTACAGAGCAAACGGAACCGAGCAG GAACTCATCAATGCAACTACAGACCCCCTTCGTTACAAGATCAGTGTGGATGGAAACACAACCAAGCTCACTGTGATGAACCTGACAGAGGAGGACTCTGGTGTCTATGTCTGCAGTGCCATATATAACATCAAGGCCAGTGTGAGCCGGGTGGAAGTTCGGGTCATCACCTTCATGGAGCCTCTGAAACCCTTCATAGCCATCGTGGCTGAGGTGATCATCCTGGTCCTCCTCATTCTGCTCTATGAGAGGTGGAGTTCACAGAGGAGCAGTCACTCGCCCACAG AAAATGGGGTGCATGCTGAACCAACACATAAATT GACAAGGGAAGGTAATAATGGAATGGATGAGAATACCACAACGAGACAACGAAAGATTTAA
- the LOC124035162 gene encoding complexin-4-like yields MSTEGMSREEAEEYQKQLVEEKMERDSEFLVKKAERATLRTCLRDKYRLPKSEQDANLMELAGDDIDVPEELLKMVDEDATEEEEKDSILGQIQNLQNMDMDQIKEKASATMVEMKSKAEEKCSVM; encoded by the exons ATGTCCACCGAAGGGATGtctagagaggaggcagaggagtaCCAGAAACAGTTGGTGGAGGAAAA gatggagagagattcCGAGTTCTTGGTAAAGAAAGCTGAGAGGGCCACACTGAGAACGTGCTTAAGAGACAAATACAGACTACCAAAG AGTGAACAGGACGCAAACCTGATGGAGTTGGCAGGGGACGACATTGACGTGCCTGAAGAACTACTCAAAATGGTGGACGAGGAcgccacagaggaggaggagaaggactcTATCCTGGGCCAGATACAGAACCTCCAGAACATGGACATGGACCAGATCAAGGAGAAAGCCTCAGCCACCATGGTTGAGATGAAATCTAAAGCAGAGGAGAAGTGCTCTGTAATGTGA
- the emb gene encoding embigin isoform X2, giving the protein MFSPWILSLQLILFPLFWSGIYTKTNPPLVLTVPVTTVFKSAVLKGDSLVEKVEILKPIDLELACTWTGNPNKLPNITGYWRKDGSEITNSRLTVQLENEQYNLKRVFRITGDTLGNYSCIFSDTDEAKIDFNVAAPEMDDKKDKPIVAYVGDSVAMACKTKLPPNTWLWYRANGTEQELINATTDPLRYKISVDGNTTKLTVMNLTEEDSGVYVCSAIYNIKASVSRVEVRVITFMEPLKPFIAIVAEVIILVLLILLYERWSSQRSSHSPTENGVHAEPTHKLTREGNNGMDENTTTRQRKI; this is encoded by the exons ATGTTTTCGCCCTGGATCCTTTCCCTTCAGCTCATCCTGTTTCCTCTCTTCTGGAGTGGCATCTATACAA AAACAAATCCTCCGTTGGTTTTGACAGTTCCAGTCACAACAGTCTTTAAGAGTGCAGTCCTGAAAG GTGACAGTCTGGTTGAAAAAGTTGAAATCTTGAAACCCATCGATTTAGAGCTAGCATGTACCTGGACCGGTAATCCAAACAAATTACCAAACATTACCGGGTACTGGCGAAAAGATGGGAGTGAAATTACTAACTCTCGGCTTACTGTACAATTGGAGAATGAACAATATAATCTCAAAAGAGT ATTCAGAATTACTGGGGATACCCTTGGGAACTACTCATGCATCTTTAGTGATACCGACGAGGCAAAAATTGATTTCAATGTGGCAG CCCCAGAGATGGATGATAAGAAGGACAAGCCGATTGTTGCGTATGTGGGTGACTCTGTTGCGATGGCCTGTAAAACCAAGCTTCCCCCTAACACTTGGCTTTGGTACAGAGCAAACGGAACCGAGCAG GAACTCATCAATGCAACTACAGACCCCCTTCGTTACAAGATCAGTGTGGATGGAAACACAACCAAGCTCACTGTGATGAACCTGACAGAGGAGGACTCTGGTGTCTATGTCTGCAGTGCCATATATAACATCAAGGCCAGTGTGAGCCGGGTGGAAGTTCGGGTCATCACCTTCATGGAGCCTCTGAAACCCTTCATAGCCATCGTGGCTGAGGTGATCATCCTGGTCCTCCTCATTCTGCTCTATGAGAGGTGGAGTTCACAGAGGAGCAGTCACTCGCCCACAG AAAATGGGGTGCATGCTGAACCAACACATAAATT GACAAGGGAAGGTAATAATGGAATGGATGAGAATACCACAACGAGACAACGAAAGATTTAA